ttttgtCCTTCAAATCACATCCTGAAAAATCTATCATTTGGGCGCCATTTGGACAAAAATTCCGAAACTGTGAAATTAAAACAGACGCAAGAATTTCAAGTAACTTTTAAGGACCTGATTCCCAAATCCCTCTCAAGTAGGCTCAGTTGTTGCACTTGCACATAAGCTCAGTAATAGTGTGGGAGACGCAAATTGCTTGAGCCGCCAATCAGTGACATGATCCTTTTCCTTTTGTTACCTGTTTGTAATTTAGATTTTACAAATCCAAATCAAAGCTCACAAATGGAAAGACGCGtacatttatttttataatcTAGATAGATACAAGCCAAATTCATTGGCAATTTGGCATGTGATttgtattaataataaaattaactaagGTTGAAGCTCTTAAATTAGGGGTGTTTGGTGTGAGTTTAAAAAGAGATCATTgttattttttaacttttaatttattattaatattatttgaatattttaaaaatatttaattaattttttattttattaatatttattatttttaaaaattaaatattaactttaaaaatattaaattaatgattatatttttaaatattaaaatttataaaattaatatttaatttttaattttttactaaaCACGCTGGGAAACATATCATATTTGTATTAATCAACATCAAAATGATCCTTTTGTTTTAATTAACGGCAATTTTATGTGCTCAAAAagccttattaaaaaaaaaataatgaaattgcaAATTCCAAGTTAATGAGCTTGCGGGGTATAAACGTCATTCTGCAAGTACAAATGAAAGGATGAGAGCGGCCCAAGCATTCGGCAATCTAGCTTCGCCAAGTGTGATGAAAACTAAAAGCTATTAAGAGCTTGATGTGGCTGACACTGTCACCGCCTCCAATCGACAACTGGGCGCCGGCGAGTCCGGGATTCGAACGGGTGACAAGTCTCTGATTCATCAAAATCATTCAAGCCCAATCCTTCACCATCGTCACAATCACATTAAAACACAGTCACTTTTCAGTCTCCATATTCTTTCCTTCCCCTTTCCTCTCTACAGCGAAATCCTGCTCAGGTTTTTACGTTTTATCTGACTTTTTAGGCGAAGAAGATGGTGCTGGGTGTTTGGTTGTTGGTGAGGATATAAATTACTTGAAAATGGGAACGGGCTCGGAGTCTAATGGATGGAGCCGAGCTCGAGGATTGGTTGTCAAGACGCTGGTTCTGATTGGAGGTGCGATTCTTGTGAAGCGGCTCACTAAGTCTACTACCCGTTGGGACCATGCGCGAATTGTAGCTCAATCACTCGGCGGCGAAAAGGTACCATTTAATTAAGCTTATTGCCCTTTTTGGTTCATCCCCACTAGCGTTTCTTTCCTGATTCTAGTGTCAATTTAATTTGTGGGGTTAGTTCTCGAGAGATCAAGCATCCAGAGATCCCGATAATTACTTCAACATTAGGTACCCTTTtactgcttcttcttcttcttcatccaatTTCCTCCCTTTCTTTGAACCatctaattttattgaaatttgagtAAGCGCGATGAACTTTAATGCATCTTGAGATATGGATTCAGATTTTGCAAGATAAAGTTCAAATGTTGTGAATTATTAGTTTTAGGAATTTTTTATGTACAGAATGCTGACATGTCCAGCAGCGGAGATGGTGGATGGTTCCAAGGTTTTATATTTCGAACAGGTTGTTTAACTCACTTCCCTTCTTTCCATTCCTCATTTGTAGATTCAGTTGATATATACTATTTTTAAAAGAGTTATCCATCTATTATTAGGCATTCTGGAGGACGCCTCAAAAGCCATTTCGGCAGGTAATCTATCAGTTTGCTATTTAATTTAAGATTTTTTGCTTAAATTCTATTATCTTGaacattattttatttatattacagGAATGAACTTCTGTGCAAGGTTTTTTGCTTTACAAAGTATAAAAGTTACTCTTTTTTTTGAACTGCTTTAGACATTTTTTAGCTGACAGTTTTTTTATTAATGACACTAATGCAATAGAAATTTTATTCTACGGTTCCAGAGGTTCTATATGGTGAAGCCTTGTCCAAAGGAGTTGAAATGTGATGTTGAGGTAAGCTTATGTTGAAACTGATGGTTCTATAAGAGCATAATAACTATTGCCTGTATTGTGAATTTAAGTAGTTGAAAGTCTTTTTTTCCTCAAATCCTATGGAATTGTATGTGGCCCTAATATCATTAATGCTATTAGTATAATTACTATTCTCAATATCATTTGCAATTATTTTCATCAAAGTTCTCTTTACTTTGATCATACTGTCTTCTGCATAATATTTGCTTGAAGCCATTTGAACTGCTTTTGTAATGGTACTTGATTTTCATCAAGTATATCTGTCGAATAATATCAATGAATGGTAGCCAAGAATATACCTCCATATGTTATACTCGGATACATGATTCTCAGACTTGTCATAAAAGCATGCAATGGTTTCTTAGCATTGCTGCTGCCATTAGTTTTCTTGACATGTAATAAAATCAGTGAAAACTCAGTTTTTTGTGGCTACTTTGTACAACTTCCTTCCTTGCTTGCTTTGTTACTGCAActgtaactcttttttttttctttttttctgggATAGTTATTAATTATCATCTTCTTACGAATTGCTCTTTTTCCCCCATTCAATTAGTGGGATTAAATTATTATTCCATTCCTATTTCATTTTGAGGTGCTGTGAGAAATTTTCTATAAACACCTTAAACAACTAACAAATCATTCTTTCATTAATGGACAGGTGAGCTCATATGCCATCAGAGATGCAGAGGAGTACAAAAATTTCTGTGATCGCCCAAAGGACCAGCGACCACTGCCAGAAGAAGTTATTGGTGTAAGTCCTCTAGACAGATTCAGATTTTGACTTAATTCGTCATCATTTGGTATTGGATTTTGACTCAACTTGTCATCATATGGTATTGGATTCACATTGTCAATTCtaaattcacccaatatctttaCTTAGATTACTGTTAATTCTAATCTATGCCTTGCCATGCATTACCAAAATGAATAACATTTTATTCTGTGGACATATTATTTACTTTCTCCACTTTGTTGCATAAGTGCAGGACATAGCAGAACATCTGACAACAATACATCTTAAACGCTGTGACCGTGGAAAACGCTGCTTGTATGAAGGTTCTACTCCCCCTGGAGGATTCCCAAATTCATGGGTATTTGCTTTTCATCCTTCTTGTCAATATTCAATTTTTAGTTTCCCCAAACCTCTGCGTATATCTGAGGAATTGTATATTGAAGATATTTGGTTTTCCAGAGATGGGAACAAATGTAATTGTAGTCGTTACTAATCTATCACACTCTAACAGAATGGAGCAACCTACTGCACTTCAGAACTTGCAATTTTAAAGAACAGTGAAATACATACCTGGGATAGGGGTTACGATGATGATGGAAATCAGGTCAGGTTCATGGTCTCACTTTGGTTTAGGTTAAGTTTATTTGAAAATGAATCAAGATTGTTCTGTTCTGTCAAATTGAAAGTTCTTTCTGCTGGTTACAGGTTTGGGGAGTGAAGGAAGGACCTTATGAGTTCAAGCCTGCACCAGCCTCTAGTATTAATAACATGTTTTCTCCTTTGAATTTCCCCCCTCCACAATTGATGGAGACAGGAATAGAGGGTTCTTTTGTGTTGCAAGAATGATCACTTTATACATATATAACCAGGTGTAAAGTTTCATgcttaaattatttttatcaaataataattCAGTTAAAGACCATGTTTTCCATCGGTTTTTGTTTGTTGGATAGTTGAGGATGTAATATTGCAATTGATGAACATGAATAATTTATCAACTTGCAGCTCTTAAAATTCCTAGATTTTCAGTATAGCTCAAGATAATTAAAAGATTACATTTCTCAATCTTAGGATGGAAGAAAAGAATAACATTGTATAGGCGTTCCCTAAATGGAATAAAATTACAAGAACTGCTCTACTCTATGAACTTAAGCATTCACCTGTTAACACTCTAGTACCATAGTTCCTATGTGGAATTGCTGCCGTTCAACCTTGGAATGTGCTATTGAGGTAGAAATATAAACCCGCAAGGGCCGCAACTCCGACtctaattgcaattggcaatgcTCACCTGCCATGTTTAACCTCGTCAGAGAGGCTGAGTTTGTAAGACTAGTTACAAGAAACAAGAAGTACGCTTACCCAATTGCTTCATCTCTCTGGATTTGCGCTTTGCGGGCTTTTCTAACATCTGTTTCATTAGCATTTTTGGTCACAGATGGTGCATATGGCCTAAATCTCCTTTTAGGAGCACCACAAACTCCAAGCAAATTCAATTAGCAATCTAATCAAAATCGAgcctgaaaaaaaataataataataaataaatagaacTCCCCTTTTCCTTTTTAGCCGCTCACATGCATCAAACATTTTGTTTATCATGAGAGAGAGCTATAGCCTATAGTTTAATAAACCAATGAAATCATCGCTTCATGGATAAGGAAGGCAAATTGTATGCATAAAATGCTTATATAGGTTGGTCAATTGCATAGATAAA
Above is a genomic segment from Hevea brasiliensis isolate MT/VB/25A 57/8 chromosome 17, ASM3005281v1, whole genome shotgun sequence containing:
- the LOC110635228 gene encoding chromophore lyase CRL, chloroplastic; its protein translation is MGTGSESNGWSRARGLVVKTLVLIGGAILVKRLTKSTTRWDHARIVAQSLGGEKFSRDQASRDPDNYFNIRMLTCPAAEMVDGSKVLYFEQAFWRTPQKPFRQRFYMVKPCPKELKCDVEVSSYAIRDAEEYKNFCDRPKDQRPLPEEVIGDIAEHLTTIHLKRCDRGKRCLYEGSTPPGGFPNSWNGATYCTSELAILKNSEIHTWDRGYDDDGNQVWGVKEGPYEFKPAPASSINNMFSPLNFPPPQLMETGIEGSFVLQE